A section of the Streptomyces sp. CG1 genome encodes:
- a CDS encoding APC family permease, which translates to MAVDEGVAPATGSTDGEAVHRLKPNAVGLLGVVFMAVATAAPITAMTGNVPFMVSSGNGIGAPASYLVAMVVLAIFSVGFTSMAKHITSTGAFYGFISYGLGRTAGLASGLLATFAYVVFEPALIGIFSTFATTTLKDQTGVHVPWWAFAILMLAINATGTWFGISVAEKLLVLLLGTEVTVLAAMAVSVALHGGGPHGFSLAPVDPVNAFKGTSAGLGLFFAFWSWVGFESTAMYGEESRDPKRIIPKATMISVLGVGVFYVFVSWMAIIGNGETEAVKAASSANPLALFFNPTEHYVGHWAVDVMQWLMITGSLACGMAFHNCAARYLYALGREGVLPSLKNTIGRTHARHGSPHIAGLVQTVVSAVLIAAFWIAGKDPYNALYVLLAILGTMAILVVQAVCSFAVLVYFRSHHPESRHWFRTFAAPLAGGIAMLGVVVLLVSNMSAAAGPESGSLLLKATPWLVALVAATGVGYAQYLKRWAPERYALLGRTVLEETKER; encoded by the coding sequence ATGGCAGTGGACGAGGGCGTCGCCCCGGCGACGGGCAGTACCGACGGAGAAGCGGTTCACCGGCTGAAGCCCAACGCCGTGGGCCTGCTCGGCGTGGTCTTCATGGCGGTGGCGACCGCCGCGCCGATCACCGCGATGACCGGCAACGTGCCCTTCATGGTGTCGTCCGGAAACGGGATCGGGGCGCCCGCCAGCTATCTCGTGGCAATGGTCGTCCTGGCAATCTTTTCCGTGGGTTTCACGTCCATGGCGAAGCACATCACGTCCACGGGCGCGTTCTACGGATTCATCTCGTACGGCCTCGGCCGCACCGCCGGACTCGCCTCCGGGCTGCTGGCGACCTTCGCGTACGTCGTCTTCGAGCCGGCGCTGATCGGCATCTTCTCGACCTTCGCCACGACCACCCTGAAGGACCAGACGGGCGTGCACGTGCCCTGGTGGGCCTTCGCGATCCTGATGCTCGCGATCAACGCGACCGGCACCTGGTTCGGGATCAGCGTCGCCGAGAAACTGCTGGTGCTGCTGCTCGGGACCGAGGTGACCGTGCTCGCGGCCATGGCGGTGTCCGTCGCCCTCCACGGCGGCGGCCCGCACGGGTTCTCCCTCGCGCCGGTCGACCCGGTCAACGCCTTCAAGGGCACGTCCGCCGGGCTCGGGCTCTTCTTCGCCTTCTGGTCCTGGGTCGGCTTCGAGTCGACCGCGATGTACGGCGAGGAGTCCCGCGACCCGAAGCGGATCATCCCCAAGGCCACGATGATCAGCGTCCTGGGCGTCGGCGTCTTCTACGTCTTCGTCTCCTGGATGGCCATCATCGGCAACGGCGAGACCGAGGCCGTGAAGGCGGCCTCGTCCGCGAACCCGCTCGCGCTGTTCTTCAACCCCACCGAGCACTATGTCGGCCACTGGGCCGTCGACGTCATGCAGTGGCTGATGATCACCGGCTCGCTGGCCTGCGGCATGGCCTTCCACAACTGCGCCGCCCGCTATCTGTACGCCCTCGGGCGGGAGGGTGTCCTGCCCTCGCTGAAGAACACGATCGGCCGCACCCACGCGCGGCACGGCTCCCCGCACATCGCCGGGCTGGTGCAGACGGTGGTGAGCGCCGTGCTGATCGCCGCGTTCTGGATCGCGGGCAAGGACCCGTACAACGCGCTCTACGTCCTGCTGGCCATCCTCGGCACGATGGCGATCCTGGTGGTCCAGGCGGTGTGCTCGTTCGCGGTGCTCGTGTACTTCCGCTCCCACCACCCCGAGAGCCGGCACTGGTTCCGCACGTTCGCCGCTCCGCTCGCCGGGGGCATCGCGATGCTGGGCGTGGTCGTGCTGCTGGTGTCCAACATGAGCGCTGCGGCGGGGCCGGAGTCCGGGTCGCTCCTGCTCAAGGCGACGCCTTGGCTGGTGGCGCTGGTCGCGGCGACCGGCGTGGGCTACGCCCAGTACCTCAAGCGGTGGGCACCCGAGCGGTATGCGCTGCTGGGGCGGACGGTGCTGGAGGAGACGAAGGAGCGGTAG
- a CDS encoding diacylglycerol kinase → MATFATSEQLLVIIDPAARQTDGESVRIAKDVLSAGASAKVCLPEGPEEFARALGRRGSRRLVVVGDDRALVRAVTLLHRARELAGCALSVVPVGDTGLAESLGVPGGAVAAARAVLDGAERRLDLLVDDCDGVVLGGLGIPPEPVRAAAAEPVPVAAGRPWYRSLVRTLAPGRPRLPAVPAPGPSRLRVEVDGETVVDLGQPVQAVSVTPGTGGLARVEVRPLSVGAEATPYRASGHTVTVAGADFRYRANAAVTGPVRRRTWRVAEGAWGLTLPTAS, encoded by the coding sequence GTGGCGACTTTCGCGACGTCCGAACAGCTGCTGGTGATCATCGATCCGGCGGCACGGCAGACGGACGGGGAGTCCGTACGGATCGCGAAAGACGTGCTCAGCGCGGGTGCGTCGGCCAAGGTGTGCCTGCCCGAAGGACCGGAGGAATTCGCCCGCGCGCTGGGCCGACGGGGGTCCAGGAGGCTGGTGGTGGTCGGGGACGACCGGGCGCTGGTGCGAGCCGTGACCCTGCTGCACCGGGCGCGGGAGCTGGCGGGATGTGCGCTGTCGGTGGTGCCGGTGGGGGACACCGGGCTCGCCGAGTCGCTGGGCGTGCCGGGCGGCGCGGTGGCGGCGGCGCGGGCCGTGCTGGACGGGGCCGAGCGACGCCTGGATCTGCTGGTCGACGACTGCGACGGGGTCGTCCTCGGCGGGCTGGGCATTCCGCCGGAGCCGGTGCGGGCGGCCGCCGCCGAACCGGTGCCCGTGGCCGCGGGCCGGCCCTGGTACCGCTCGCTGGTCCGCACCCTCGCCCCGGGCCGGCCCCGGCTGCCCGCCGTACCGGCGCCGGGGCCCTCCCGGCTGCGGGTCGAGGTCGACGGGGAGACCGTGGTGGACCTGGGCCAGCCGGTGCAGGCGGTGTCGGTGACGCCGGGCACGGGCGGGCTGGCGCGGGTGGAGGTACGGCCGCTGTCGGTGGGGGCGGAGGCGACTCCGTACCGGGCGTCGGGGCACACGGTGACGGTGGCCGGCGCGGACTTCCGGTACCGGGCGAACGCGGCGGTGACGGGACCGGTACGGCGGCGGACGTGGCGGGTGGCGGAGGGGGCCTGGGGGCTCACCTTGCCCACGGCCTCCTGA
- a CDS encoding adenylosuccinate synthase, whose translation MPALVLLGAQWGDEGKGKATDLLGGSVDYVVRYQGGNNAGHTVVVGDQKYALHLLPSGILSPTCVPVIGNGVVVDPSVLLSELSGLNERGVDTSKLLISGNAHIITPYNVTVDKVTERFLGKRKIGTTGRGIGPTYADKINRVGIRVQDLYDESILTQKVEAALDVKNQILTKLYNRRAIAVDQVVEELLGYAAQIEPYVADTVLVLNQALEDDKVVLFEGGQGTLLDIDHGTYPFVTSSNPTAGGACTGAGVGPTKISRVIGILKAYTTRVGAGPFPTELFDEDGEALRRIGGERGVTTGRDRRCGWFDAVIARYATRVNGLTDFFLTKLDVLTGWEQIPVCVAYEIDGKRVEELPYSQTDFHHAKPVYETLPGWSEDITKAKSFADLPKNAQNYVKALEEMSGAPISAIGVGPGRDETIEINSFL comes from the coding sequence GTGCCCGCACTTGTGCTGCTCGGTGCTCAGTGGGGTGACGAAGGCAAGGGAAAGGCGACCGACCTGCTCGGTGGCTCCGTGGACTATGTAGTGCGATACCAGGGCGGCAACAACGCCGGCCACACGGTCGTCGTCGGCGACCAGAAGTACGCACTCCACCTCCTCCCTTCCGGAATCCTCTCGCCTACTTGTGTCCCGGTCATCGGCAACGGCGTCGTCGTCGACCCGTCGGTCCTGCTCTCCGAGCTGAGCGGTCTGAACGAGCGTGGCGTCGACACGTCCAAGCTCCTGATCAGCGGTAACGCGCACATCATCACGCCGTACAACGTGACCGTCGACAAGGTGACGGAACGCTTCCTCGGGAAGAGGAAGATCGGTACGACGGGGCGCGGTATCGGTCCCACCTACGCCGACAAGATCAACCGCGTCGGCATCCGGGTCCAGGACCTCTACGACGAGTCGATCCTGACCCAGAAGGTCGAAGCGGCCCTCGACGTCAAGAACCAGATCCTCACCAAGCTGTACAACCGGCGCGCGATCGCCGTGGACCAGGTGGTCGAGGAGCTGCTGGGCTACGCCGCGCAGATCGAGCCGTACGTCGCCGACACCGTGCTGGTCCTGAACCAGGCGCTGGAGGACGACAAGGTCGTCCTGTTCGAGGGCGGTCAGGGCACCCTCCTCGACATCGACCACGGCACGTACCCCTTCGTGACCTCCTCGAACCCGACCGCCGGCGGCGCCTGCACCGGCGCCGGTGTGGGCCCGACGAAGATCAGCCGGGTCATCGGCATCCTCAAGGCCTACACGACCCGCGTCGGCGCCGGTCCCTTCCCGACCGAGCTGTTCGACGAGGACGGCGAGGCGCTGCGCCGCATCGGCGGCGAGCGGGGTGTCACCACCGGCCGTGACCGGCGCTGCGGCTGGTTCGACGCGGTGATCGCCCGCTACGCGACCCGCGTGAACGGCCTGACCGACTTCTTCCTCACCAAGCTGGACGTGCTGACCGGCTGGGAGCAGATCCCGGTCTGTGTGGCGTACGAGATCGACGGCAAGCGCGTCGAGGAACTGCCGTACTCCCAGACCGACTTCCACCACGCGAAGCCGGTCTACGAGACGCTGCCCGGCTGGTCCGAGGACATCACCAAGGCGAAGTCCTTCGCCGACCTGCCGAAGAACGCCCAGAACTACGTCAAGGCGCTGGAGGAGATGTCCGGCGCTCCGATCTCCGCGATCGGCGTGGGCCCGGGCCGGGACGAGACGATCGAGATCAACTCGTTCCTGTAG